One stretch of Clavelina lepadiformis chromosome 6, kaClaLepa1.1, whole genome shotgun sequence DNA includes these proteins:
- the LOC143463365 gene encoding general transcription factor II-I repeat domain-containing protein 2-like, whose product MSTCKKRKVEERSFQNKWEEDYLFVENSGKPLSLVCKKTVSSAEEYNIKRHYEAFHKDKFKKYGGNERKNVWPNLKNKQEKQVAAMYTFVSSQKTSLAASYEVALLLTKKRKSFREGELVKKCAIKMAEVFGDKKVAEKLKTVSLLHQTMARRVTNLSRHVSCKLEILIGKCRYFSIALDESTDVSDISQLLIFSRIEDEDFLVYKELLEIHPLSGGTKGSDIYAALHCVFSEYGGFKKCSCIATNGAKAMVGNKTGLVGLLKQN is encoded by the coding sequence ATGAGTACTTGTAAAAAAAGAAAGGTGGAAGAAAGgtcatttcaaaataaatggGAAGAAGATTACTTATTCGTAGAAAATTCAGGGAAACCACTCAGTCTGGTATgcaaaaaaacagtttcatcTGCTGAAGAGTACAACATCAAGCGTCATTATGAGGCTTTTCACAAagataagtttaaaaaatatggaGGTAATGAAAGAAAGAACGTATGGCCAAATCTCAAGAACAAACAGGAGAAACAAGTGGCAGCGATGTATACTTTTGTGAGCAGTCAAAAAACAAGCCTTGCAGCTTCATATGAAGTTGCACTCCTCCTCACAAAAAAAAGGAAGTCATTTCGAGAAGGTGAATTGGTTAAGAAATGTGCGATCAAAATGGCAGAGGTGTTTGGCGACAAAAAAGTTGCTGAAAAGCTTAAAACCGTGTCTTTGTTACATCAGACAATGGCAAGGAGAGTGACTAATTTAAGTCGACACGTTTCTTGTAAGTTGGAAATCTTAATAGGCAAATgcagatatttttcaattgcttTAGATGAGAGTACGGATGTGAGTGATATTAGCCAATTGCTGATATTTTCTCGAATAGAAGACGAGGATTTTCTTGTTTACAAAGAATTGCTTGAAATTCATCCATTAAGTGGTGGGACTAAAGGTTCTGACATATATGCAGCTCTTCACTGTGTTTTTTCCGAGTATGGaggttttaaaaaatgctctTGTATTGCAACAAATGGGGCAAAGGCCATGGTGGGAAACAAAACTGGTCTTGTCGGATTGCTGAAACAAAATTGA